The Methanoplanus sp. FWC-SCC4 genome has a window encoding:
- a CDS encoding DNA cytosine methyltransferase yields MIEKEQVCELFCGAGGMGLGFSRFFDISYAVDFKKQAVETYQSNHFETQVRQQDVRDITGCYHDFDGLTGVIGGPPCQGSSIMNTKRCADDPRNALMFEYMRLVDEIRPRFYVMENVPGVSKKIKEDVIKLGKMAGYDVKSIYLNAAEYGAAQTRKRWIVVGTRGKSWHMPGTQPAKTVREAFSDINENWGLMQSSEKTLNNLKNSTSMEWTPMTKGGKFKHLIRLDFEKPSPAVVNVKKVYMVHPTEDRNISLAEAAALQGFPPGYQWKGTESEIAQMIANAMPAELAASIAGSFSTHQATVQTELIRGIT; encoded by the coding sequence ATGATTGAAAAAGAGCAGGTCTGTGAACTCTTCTGCGGCGCCGGCGGAATGGGTCTCGGGTTCTCCAGATTCTTTGATATCTCCTATGCTGTAGATTTCAAAAAGCAGGCTGTAGAGACTTACCAAAGTAACCATTTTGAAACCCAGGTCAGGCAGCAGGACGTCAGGGATATAACCGGCTGCTATCATGACTTTGACGGTCTTACCGGAGTAATCGGAGGGCCTCCATGCCAAGGCAGCAGCATCATGAATACAAAACGCTGTGCAGACGATCCCCGCAATGCCCTGATGTTTGAATACATGCGGTTAGTCGATGAGATCCGGCCGAGATTCTACGTTATGGAAAACGTCCCGGGAGTCTCCAAAAAAATAAAAGAAGATGTCATAAAGCTTGGAAAAATGGCAGGCTATGACGTAAAATCAATCTATCTCAATGCTGCCGAATACGGAGCAGCACAAACCCGGAAGAGGTGGATTGTTGTAGGAACTCGCGGGAAGAGTTGGCATATGCCCGGGACGCAACCGGCAAAAACTGTCAGGGAAGCATTCTCTGATATAAATGAGAATTGGGGTTTAATGCAGTCCTCAGAAAAGACTCTGAACAACCTGAAAAATTCAACGTCTATGGAATGGACTCCAATGACGAAAGGAGGGAAGTTTAAACATTTAATCCGGCTTGATTTTGAAAAGCCATCTCCTGCAGTTGTCAATGTAAAAAAAGTGTATATGGTCCATCCTACAGAAGACCGCAATATCTCATTAGCAGAGGCCGCAGCCCTGCAGGGATTCCCGCCCGGGTATCAGTGGAAAGGAACAGAATCAGAGATAGCACAAATGATCGCTAATGCCATGCCTGCAGAGCTTGCAGCATCTATTGCGGGCTCATTCTCAACACATCAGGCAACTGTTCAGACCGAATTAATCAGAGGTATAACATGA
- a CDS encoding DUF2341 domain-containing protein: MKKTLSVFLLLLICLIPGVMAHGFENDLSGWSPSSDFADTASASAQGFINVFTDAHTGSKSCQITAYAKNSQYYTVTLETASPVDLTSKSTLSFYQKTYQIIQNGGTEKGWVEIDGTKVWEMINGANYASWTLREIDVSGYTGTHTLAFKTTAVATSTSEEKYSWLIDDVALDGTLIPPAYAQRKFHVTSTGDNSPVNGATVSITDSGWTKTTDSNGDTTYFDALASLHTYSYTVSKTGFETKTGSFTTGSGDSATVTVSLTPLTPVDFSAWNYYKDITYSGSSDTNKQVKIIIHRESGTDSTATELDGLDRVCHIYIDPSKCKDDYSDISFATTDDYILPQWRQDDYTTSQAVFWIKPASLTGTVRMYYGNAGAVLRSSSSIFIDYIGPTTSLYTGTSGTSYDISNTIYEGYVKITNPGNILIGSSDLGTYISPANKAVEFVIDSSNLFIYSFSSPSTYTGQSVSQNYFDGQYHRLSAVNRQSTVSGYVDSSRIGSEINTNIATGNVYLFATSSTGTPSFEQKWAFVRSAVSTTPTAVISTEQTTGAATPTPTPTPTPTPTETATPTPTPTPTPTETAVPTPTTTPTPLPSIEPPSYSSSITTHHQAAEAALEESYEIIPAFYMLMILLFMMAVFRRK; this comes from the coding sequence ATGAAAAAAACCCTGTCCGTTTTTTTACTGCTCTTAATCTGCCTGATCCCCGGAGTTATGGCTCACGGTTTTGAAAATGATCTGTCTGGGTGGTCTCCGTCATCTGATTTTGCAGATACGGCCAGTGCAAGCGCTCAGGGTTTTATTAACGTATTTACAGATGCACACACCGGATCTAAATCCTGTCAGATTACAGCCTATGCAAAAAACAGCCAGTATTACACTGTAACCCTCGAGACAGCAAGCCCGGTAGACCTCACCAGTAAATCTACTCTTTCATTCTATCAAAAAACTTATCAGATAATCCAGAACGGCGGAACTGAAAAAGGATGGGTGGAAATTGACGGCACTAAAGTATGGGAGATGATCAACGGGGCAAATTATGCATCGTGGACTTTAAGAGAAATCGATGTTTCCGGATACACCGGCACACACACGTTAGCATTCAAAACTACCGCAGTAGCAACCAGCACATCTGAAGAAAAATACTCCTGGCTGATTGATGATGTAGCACTTGACGGAACATTGATCCCGCCTGCATATGCTCAAAGAAAATTTCATGTAACAAGCACAGGTGATAATTCACCCGTAAATGGGGCAACGGTCAGTATTACAGATTCGGGATGGACAAAAACAACAGATAGCAACGGAGATACAACTTATTTTGATGCTCTGGCATCATTACATACATACAGTTATACTGTGTCAAAAACAGGCTTTGAGACAAAAACCGGCAGTTTCACAACAGGATCGGGAGATAGTGCAACAGTAACAGTATCATTGACCCCATTAACCCCGGTTGACTTCAGTGCATGGAATTATTATAAAGATATTACTTATTCAGGCAGTAGCGACACAAACAAGCAGGTAAAAATTATTATTCATAGAGAATCCGGCACAGATTCAACTGCAACTGAACTGGATGGATTAGATCGGGTTTGTCATATTTACATAGATCCTTCAAAATGCAAAGATGATTATTCAGATATCAGTTTTGCAACTACTGATGATTACATTCTCCCACAATGGAGACAGGACGATTATACGACATCACAGGCAGTATTCTGGATAAAACCCGCAAGCTTAACAGGCACTGTAAGAATGTATTATGGAAATGCCGGGGCGGTATTGAGGTCATCGTCATCAATTTTTATTGATTATATAGGCCCAACAACCTCTCTGTATACAGGTACATCAGGCACATCATATGATATATCCAACACAATATACGAGGGTTATGTAAAAATTACAAATCCGGGTAATATATTGATTGGCAGTTCTGATCTAGGAACTTATATTAGCCCGGCCAATAAAGCAGTAGAATTTGTAATTGATTCATCAAATTTATTTATATATTCCTTTTCATCTCCATCCACGTATACCGGTCAATCAGTATCTCAAAATTATTTTGATGGGCAATATCACCGTTTATCTGCTGTTAATCGTCAAAGTACTGTCTCGGGATATGTTGACTCATCAAGAATAGGATCTGAAATTAACACAAATATTGCTACCGGAAATGTGTATCTTTTTGCTACATCATCCACAGGCACTCCTTCATTTGAGCAGAAATGGGCATTTGTTAGATCAGCAGTTTCGACAACACCCACTGCTGTAATAAGCACCGAACAGACAACAGGTGCAGCAACCCCGACACCCACACCAACACCAACGCCTACGCCGACTGAAACCGCAACACCCACACCCACGCCTACACCAACACCCACAGAAACAGCAGTGCCAACACCGACAACAACCCCGACCCCGTTACCCTCAATAGAACCGCCATCTTACAGCAGCAGCATTACAACACACCATCAGGCGGCTGAAGCTGCTCTCGAGGAATCATACGAGATAATCCCTGCATTTTACATGTTAATGATATTGCTCTTTATGATGGCGGTCTTCAGGAGGAAATAA
- a CDS encoding YbgA family protein gives MGEINSESYSKKYNENKITKYPKFKIPKIVISRCIEHDPVRYNGSMVKSAEVEVLKKFVEFIPVCPEIEIGLGVPREPVRIVRINKNDRLIQPATGRDLTVEINRFSENFLSSLTSVDGFILKNKSPTSGMANAYVYPGPDKANSIDKRAGFFGGAVLSKFKNYPVEDEGRIKNHRIRENFLTRIFMLSELRDVEKSGKYSRLSAFHHKNKTLIQAYDQNYLKILGNIAANKEELTFSESVKNYRKNLLTATNDPVSYKSNINAMMHAFGQISGILNKEEKEFFLENIRAYKDNLLPAIALKNILKTWIVRDDNNSLTGQTFFEPYPKEITFYMAEEMERGKEYAVIR, from the coding sequence ATGGGAGAAATTAATTCGGAGAGTTATTCTAAAAAATATAATGAAAACAAAATCACAAAATATCCAAAATTCAAAATCCCGAAAATTGTCATAAGCCGCTGCATCGAACACGATCCCGTCAGATACAACGGCAGCATGGTAAAAAGCGCAGAGGTTGAAGTCCTCAAAAAGTTTGTCGAATTCATCCCCGTCTGCCCGGAGATTGAAATCGGTCTCGGTGTCCCGAGAGAACCGGTCAGAATAGTCAGAATAAATAAAAACGACCGCCTGATACAGCCGGCGACAGGAAGGGATTTAACAGTCGAAATTAACAGATTCTCTGAAAACTTCCTCTCTTCACTCACCTCCGTTGACGGATTCATACTAAAAAACAAATCCCCGACATCAGGGATGGCAAATGCATATGTCTACCCCGGACCGGACAAGGCAAACTCAATAGACAAAAGAGCCGGATTCTTTGGCGGTGCTGTTCTTTCAAAATTCAAAAATTACCCCGTTGAAGACGAAGGAAGAATCAAAAACCACAGAATACGTGAAAACTTCCTGACACGGATATTCATGCTCTCAGAACTAAGGGACGTTGAAAAATCCGGAAAATACAGCCGGCTTTCCGCCTTCCATCACAAAAACAAGACACTTATTCAGGCATACGACCAGAATTACCTGAAAATTCTCGGAAACATAGCGGCAAACAAAGAAGAACTCACATTCAGTGAATCAGTTAAAAATTACCGCAAAAATCTTCTTACTGCAACAAACGACCCCGTATCATACAAATCAAACATTAATGCAATGATGCATGCATTCGGACAGATCTCAGGAATACTAAATAAAGAGGAGAAAGAATTCTTCCTTGAAAATATCAGGGCATACAAAGACAATCTCCTCCCGGCAATAGCATTAAAAAACATCCTGAAGACATGGATTGTGAGAGACGATAACAACAGTCTAACCGGGCAGACATTTTTTGAGCCTTACCCAAAAGAGATCACATTCTACATGGCAGAAGAGATGGAAAGGGGAAAAGAATATGCAGTAATCAGATGA
- a CDS encoding cation:proton antiporter: protein MTPVPLESIEFQLALMLLIAVGGYLVAAYIHQSAVVGEIILGLIVGPSFLGLITYTDFVSALAHMGAIIMLFVIGFDFHFKDLLRFPYFIIGACGVILPWILGFLAAELFGYPVEGSFFIGAALTATSIAITANALKEMGKLHTNIANAIIGTAVIDDILALVVLSVTIDIVSGSAETFDIILSIIRPVFFIVIAALTGLYVVDKIIVKLDSSEIAFKFPEFVFLFGLCIAFIYALAADFFGISPMIGAFIAGVSINKVSLRNSLSIKKGSEYLYIPFASIFFISLGVLVDLHEVTKAIVPFIIVLTIIAALSKFIGCSIPAKLLGMDRHDSLVVGAGMIPRGEMAMIIALIGLSMGIMGQDAFISIIMASLICTIMTPLLLKDWLFREKHEYPK from the coding sequence ATGACACCCGTTCCTTTAGAGAGTATAGAATTTCAGCTCGCTCTCATGCTTTTAATCGCTGTCGGAGGATATCTTGTCGCAGCATATATCCACCAGTCGGCAGTCGTCGGGGAGATCATACTTGGACTAATAGTCGGCCCGAGTTTCCTTGGACTAATAACCTACACCGACTTTGTCAGTGCACTTGCACACATGGGTGCAATCATCATGCTGTTTGTGATAGGATTTGACTTTCATTTCAAAGACCTGCTTAGATTCCCGTATTTTATCATCGGAGCATGCGGGGTTATACTCCCGTGGATTCTGGGATTCCTTGCAGCCGAACTTTTCGGATACCCCGTAGAAGGGTCGTTTTTCATCGGTGCGGCACTTACGGCAACAAGCATCGCAATAACGGCCAACGCCTTAAAAGAGATGGGGAAACTCCACACAAACATCGCAAACGCAATAATAGGAACTGCGGTGATAGACGACATACTCGCCCTGGTTGTCCTTTCAGTGACAATCGACATCGTATCCGGTTCGGCTGAAACATTTGATATAATATTGTCCATAATCAGACCCGTTTTCTTCATAGTCATTGCAGCCCTGACAGGTCTTTATGTCGTCGACAAAATCATAGTTAAACTTGACAGCTCGGAAATAGCATTTAAATTCCCCGAATTTGTATTCCTCTTCGGGCTCTGCATCGCTTTTATCTATGCCCTTGCAGCTGACTTTTTTGGAATATCACCGATGATAGGAGCATTCATAGCCGGCGTATCAATCAACAAGGTATCGCTAAGAAACAGTCTCAGCATAAAAAAAGGCTCAGAATACCTCTACATACCCTTCGCATCGATATTCTTCATCTCACTCGGAGTCCTTGTAGACCTGCATGAAGTTACAAAGGCAATAGTTCCCTTCATAATAGTGCTGACAATAATAGCGGCACTCTCAAAATTCATCGGATGCAGCATCCCTGCAAAACTGCTTGGAATGGACAGACATGACTCTCTTGTAGTAGGTGCGGGGATGATTCCAAGAGGAGAAATGGCAATGATAATCGCCCTTATCGGACTTTCAATGGGCATAATGGGCCAGGATGCATTCATATCAATTATAATGGCAAGCCTTATCTGCACAATAATGACGCCTCTTCTTTTAAAAGACTGGCTTTTCCGTGAAAAACACGAGTATCCGAAATAA